The genomic interval CGAAACCGGCAAAGCCAAAATTTTCCGCTGGGGATTTCCCGGCAAAAACCGCCGCATTGAAGTGGAATGCAACCTCGAAGACATCCAATCGGTACGCATTGAAGTCAAAGAAGGACTCAACCCCAAACGCGCCCTCTACCTCAAAGTCAAAGGGATGCGCGAAATTCCCCTCACTCCAGCCGGCGGAGAACCCATGCGGCTATCGGATTTGGAAAACCGCGGTGCCGACCTAGCCCGCTTTTTGCGCGTACCGCTCGAAGGGTTGTAAAGTTGGTTCTACAATGGCAAACCGCACAGATGCCGTCTGTATCTTTTTTCAAAGATGGGAAGAACCGTTTACCATAGCTTGCTGGCTGGATGGCTGGCGATCGCCCTTTTTCTGGGAGGATGCAGCCGTTCCCCCAGCCAGGGCACAACCACAAACGAGGAGTTTAGCCATTTGCCGCGCTTAAACGGAAAAGCCACTGTGGTGATGGTGGTCCAGAACCGCCCCATCACCATCGAACTGCGGGGCGATGCTGCCCCCATTACCGCGGGCAACTTTGTCGATCTGGTTCGCCGTGGCGTATACGACAACACAGCTTTTCACCGGATTGTCAAACAACCGGAACCGTTTGTGGTGCAAGGGGGCGATCCCCAAAGTCGCGACCCGCAATTTCCCCTATCGAAGCTGGGAACCGGTCATTTTGTCGATCCCGAAACCTCTCAGCCTCGTTATATTCCTTTAGAAATTTTGCCCCAGGGCGCCGACGAACCGGTATACAACCAAACCTTCTCCGAAGCTGGCATTACTGCCCCACCGGTGTTGCGCCACCAACGTGGTGCCGTCTCCATGGCGCGATCGCAAATGCCCAATACTGCTTCGGCACAATTTTTCTTTGCGTTGGCGGATTTAGAATTTCTCGATGGCAACTATGCTGTATTCGGATACGTAACCGAAGGCATGCAGGTCGTCGATACCATTCAAAAAGGCGATCGCATTCAATCGGTGCAAGTTGTAGAAGGATGGGAGAATTTGCAACGGTCTTGAGCGCCCAACAGTATCAAAAGAGCATCAATAGACCCGTCATTACGGGAATCGGCGCTGTGTCGTCGTTGGGGGAAGATTTGCGATCTAGCTGGAGGCGGCTGCTAGCGGGAAAAACCGGCGTTACCTGCCAACAGCCATTTGCCGACCTACCCCCTTTTCCTTTGGCTTTGTTGGGCAATCGCCCTACCAATGTGCCCACACTGCTAGAAAAAACCGTTCGTGCTGCGATCGCCGATGCCCAACTTTCGGTGCCCCTGCCCGATTGTGCCGTGGTTATCGGTTCCAGCCGTTCCCAACAAAGTCGCCTAGAAGAACTAGCCCACCGCTACTACCAATCGTCGCCGCCTGTTGCCACAGATTTTCTCGACAATTGGCTGCCAGCCTTCCCCGCCGAAACCTCCATGGCAGCCGCGCGGCAAATTGGCTCCCAAACAGCGGTGCGATCGCCCATGGCAGCCTGTGCCACCGGATTGTGGGCGATCGCTCAAGCCTGCGAACTCATTGCCACCGGTACCTGCGAACAAGCGATCGCTGGTGCCGTAGAAGCCCCCATCACCCCCCTCACCCTAGCCGGTTTTCGCCGTATGGGCGCTTTAGCCACCACCGGCTGCTATCCCTTCGACCGCCATCGGGAAGGATTTGTCCTCGCCGAAGCTGGTGCCGTTTTCGTCTTAGAAACCCCCGCACGAGCCCAAAAACGGCAAGTGCCCGCCTACGCTCAAGTCTTGGGCACCGGATTTAGCGCCGATGCCTACCACATAAGCGCTCCCACCTCAACCCCCGAAAGCGCCATTCTTGCCGTCAAACAATGTTTGGCAGCCAGCCATCTCAATCCAGAAGATATCGACTACATCCACGCCCACGGCACCGGCACCAGCATCGGCGACGCCCGAGAAGCCACCCTCATCCAAAACCTATTTCCCGAAACCGTATTGGTCAGTGCCACCAAAGGCGCCACCGGGCATCCCTTAGGTGCTTCCGGAGCCGTCGGTGCCGCTTTTTCCCTGTTAGCATTGCAACAGCAGACCGTGCCCCCCTGCGTGGGATTGCAACAACCAGAATTTCCCCAAATCCATTGGGTGCAAAAATCCCAACCAGCCCCCCTCAACCAAGTTCTCAACTTTAGCTTTGGCTTTGGTGGTCAAAACGCCGTCGTCGCTTTGGGCAAATCACCTTTTTAAGCCAAATCCGATGCGTACAAATCACATTTGAAATACAGGAGTACCGAGGAGGGAAAAAACCACAAGAAGTTTTCGCCTTAGCCTGGGGAATTTTTCGGGTCTTCGCAGTGCGGATTTCGTATGAAACCAAATTTTCAGACAAATCTCAGCAATCCTTTATGGGATTTCCCCCAGACCAAGCCAGCGACAATGCCACAATGGAACATAGTAGGGGCGAACGATCTTACTTCCTGCCACAAAAACGCCATAGCAAGTAGAAACCT from Geitlerinema sp. PCC 9228 carries:
- a CDS encoding beta-ketoacyl-ACP synthase, with product MGEFATVLSAQQYQKSINRPVITGIGAVSSLGEDLRSSWRRLLAGKTGVTCQQPFADLPPFPLALLGNRPTNVPTLLEKTVRAAIADAQLSVPLPDCAVVIGSSRSQQSRLEELAHRYYQSSPPVATDFLDNWLPAFPAETSMAAARQIGSQTAVRSPMAACATGLWAIAQACELIATGTCEQAIAGAVEAPITPLTLAGFRRMGALATTGCYPFDRHREGFVLAEAGAVFVLETPARAQKRQVPAYAQVLGTGFSADAYHISAPTSTPESAILAVKQCLAASHLNPEDIDYIHAHGTGTSIGDAREATLIQNLFPETVLVSATKGATGHPLGASGAVGAAFSLLALQQQTVPPCVGLQQPEFPQIHWVQKSQPAPLNQVLNFSFGFGGQNAVVALGKSPF
- a CDS encoding peptidylprolyl isomerase, whose protein sequence is MGRTVYHSLLAGWLAIALFLGGCSRSPSQGTTTNEEFSHLPRLNGKATVVMVVQNRPITIELRGDAAPITAGNFVDLVRRGVYDNTAFHRIVKQPEPFVVQGGDPQSRDPQFPLSKLGTGHFVDPETSQPRYIPLEILPQGADEPVYNQTFSEAGITAPPVLRHQRGAVSMARSQMPNTASAQFFFALADLEFLDGNYAVFGYVTEGMQVVDTIQKGDRIQSVQVVEGWENLQRS